One stretch of Toxoplasma gondii ME49 chromosome XI, whole genome shotgun sequence DNA includes these proteins:
- a CDS encoding cytochrome c1 heme lyase, putative (encoded by transcript TGME49_314042) has product MKRQPARKSFSFSSLFSSSPSKSSCPYGMGEGGEGTQGSNVEVPAGLSDVRERSTIPSASGQNWNYPSEKQFYRVTRAKGHQVDPGDMPAIVAIHNAVNEQTWVEILRFEALHQRECDTPKLLRFVGRPEDLTFKARVKHLLGYERPFDRHDWLIDRCGTKVRYLIDFYDGRATPEQEATGKVAIYIDARPDILSPHGLLDRVRMFFINKGWLQP; this is encoded by the exons ATGAAGCGACAGCCCGCTCGAAagtccttttccttctcctcgcttttctcatCCTCGCCGTCCAAATCTTCCTGCCCTTATGGTATGGGTGAGGGAGGCGAAGGTACTCAAGGATCCAACGTGGAGGTTCCTGCTGGCCTCAGCGACGTTCGCGAGCGGTCGACGATCCCGTCTGCCTCAGGACAGAACTGGAACTACCCGTCAGAGAAACAGTTCTATCGG GTAACGCGAGCGAAGGGCCACCAAGTCGACCCCGGAGATATGCCAGCTATTGTGGCGATTCACAATGCTGTGAACGAGCAGACGTGGGTGGAAATTCTTCGATTTGAAGCTCTCCACCAGCGCGAATGCGACACCCCGAAGCTCCTGCGTTTTGTTGGTCGACCTGAAGATTTGACTTTCAAGGCTCGAGTCAAGCATCTGCTCGGTTACGAGCGACCCTTCGATCGCCACGACTGGCTCATAGACCGGTGTGGAACTAAAGTCAG GTACTTAATCGATTTCTATGACGGGCGAGCGACCCCAGAACAAGAGGCCACCGGCAAGGTAGCGATTTACATCGATGCGCGACCGGACATTCTCAGTCCACACGGCCTACTCGACCGTGTGCGAATGTTTTTTATTAACAAAGGCTGGCTTCAACCGTAA
- a CDS encoding hypothetical protein (encoded by transcript TGME49_314070) produces the protein MAAAAEKVAYGPEDEAREVEEELDDSKFDVTDQRRRQSYLEYFGLAETPAEDQEAGAGGLSLPNTGHRKSSAVSILFDAGKFTHWTDLYRQCRGCQPVLFKKMPLRVEVLQPGQAPSVLGSREMWIAVHAHGKACYGPAPCACDDWPMDCRLAIVKKPMNELVYQLPNGNSTETAKVYSIYTDVNGDKYIRLSQPDANDFFDKAP, from the exons ATGGCGGCGGCTGCCGAGAAGGTCGCGTACGGGCCAGAGGACGAGGCACGGGAAGTGGAGGAGGAATTGGACGACAGCAAATTCGACGTCACAGACCAAAGACGGCGGCAGTCGTACCTCGAGTATTTCGGTCTTGCTGAAACACCGGCAGAGGACCAGGAAGCTGGCGCCGGGGGGCTCAGCCTGCCGAACACCGGCCATCGGAAATCGTCTGCTGTTTCGATCCTCTTCGACGCTGGCAAGTTCACGCACTGGACAGACTTGTATCGACAATGTCGGGGGTGCCAGCCCGTCCTCTTCAAAAAAATGCCGCTGAGAGTTGAGGTCCTGCAGCCCGGCCAGGCCCCCTCTGTTCTCGGATCAAGGGAAATGTGGATTGCAGTCCACGCACATG GAAAGGCGTGCTATGGCCCGGCCCCCTGTGCCTGTGACGATTGGCCAATGGATTGCCGACTCGCTATCGTTAAAAAGCCCATGAATGAACTGGTATACCAATTGCCGAACGGGAACTCCACTGAGACCGCCAAAGTATATTCGATCTACACAGATGTCAACGGCGACAAGTACATTCGACTGTCTCAGCCTGATGCCAACGATTTTTTTGACAAGGCACCGTAA
- a CDS encoding hypothetical protein (encoded by transcript TGME49_314020~Signal peptide predicted by SignalP 2.0 HMM (probability 0.933) with cleavage site probability 0.325 at residue 45~Predicted trans-membrane domain (TMHMM2.0):20-43) — MAGRWCVEWAPRLPRLVPARLVPTPLFLVAASAGLCLLWFAVTLSWQTFSALHWAPSSLVSLSEDSRGSSELEASMLYTPADLAGLRPQRETQEKWRVVNERLPPRYPSLETRASRSSASSLPSSARGVPASDRARSSHVSTEDFGEILPGSLSGASRDPEDRRVSFVRLTEKERFLSLADFPDMAHLALQGVASADATFNSPLEDLSLPSSASREPTFSSGSASPPVAPLSVASPASLGTPMSPQELSEEPVPGVDFPATRVFFLFVPQEHDSGGAAEEQIVQAFGFVESWRFVFGVGEKPEREPRLATSRLGPSRGVWGSGDVAGAGKLGRIWRPPLRRWRARKHPPAPRVSVHPSSAAWGTDAADSDTRNSRRHVEESNHEKSGEEKKRKEEGEVNTLEKKAEHKREKANGEAKSKEKQTVTTARKESSHQSGSREIRDGVGPSLEGKEGDWVSSAAGRSASSQQQAETSESDGKATWWGGHADGEGGARRLEGEGDSRTLHTHDHRVVETPVVNDILFVTEMKMQGANVPWICDELSSFSSLDAFREDLIKRIRLGLAQRKRANGDSRAQKPARGVDSRPSSEASHSGDSSDEDFYVNEFKENSLNQDSSSSSSSFFSSVEGKSGESVNRCIVVRVTIDATQRSEIWQLHPAMHSVSAATHPLVAWLLQQYDLAMRSDNDTFLTPALLRRENTPWLSRVARSVQPLRKEATPANRRRRREKGQLKRDRNAQMEETEKAGEKKDKEEERQQQNTADGEEKEGKRVGHSVRENAHRRRQVMTETEKSVEIEEGGVGSMLSVSGSREEGAVDFRDAVRLGQNADDGDTASMEETETGEVKFAFFTGRGGYFNQKNRKILPEYASLLGLRFQNLGLVGSTWYGRPADIVAAARYTVKIGEFLMKVDPVFQRGAGEWPAWYRGVLLLYSAELAVNHLVDREDVFIRSDLLDTESTAGVDWRTSPALHVHCWHTQQFFSKFAFFSGEYPLYWFQSPEFDFFDIRWYSYTNALNGRERRRLQIESLKAVRESLLREVTAGESGDGRAASSSGVSEDAMFSAAPSPPLSSKLTASLSLPWSSFSLFALPRVARSPHARRGEPAARAASFRTAPLSFELARLAFPFQACPFESPFPVHEGGSTRCCPRPCAKSKKSKDDACCGRSSSGYRCPAPPCLHPSEFLWLLDSIAALSEDEVLAPVSEAERAKPGETEGVDATGGDRLRLQQTHAGLLRGSDASPAACPAFFPFPFEGGRQCCATNKDCDGNPLGLESRCCWHGDSRRCWPTGATTCVAHPGVQMLSLEHGLTNSVGSASVLSPARRSAPGDRELMARVHASTVPELAKFLGGLGPADRGGALYAVEEQGTSLEALRQFRFTLQKEAFL, encoded by the exons ATGGCAGGACGCTGGTGTGTGGAATGGGCGCCTCGCCTGCCGCGCCTGGTGCCTGCGCGCCTGGTGCCGACGCCGCTGTTTCTGGTGGCGGCGTCGGCGGggctctgtcttctctggtTTGCGGTTACCCTGTCTTGGCAAACTTTCTCCGCTCTTCATTGGGCGCCCTCGAGCCTCGTTTCTTTGTCTGAAGACTCACGCGGAAGTTCGGAGCTGGAAGCCAGCATGCTTTACACCCCCGCAGACCTCGCCGGTTTGCGAccccagagagagactcaGGAGAAGTGGAGGGTCGTCAACGAACGTCTCCCGCCCCGCTAtccttctctggagacgcgtgcgtcgcgttcttctgcctcgtcgcttccttcctccgctCGTGGAGTCCCCGCTTCCGACCGCGCGCGAAGCAGTCACGTGAGCACGGAGGACTTTGGAGAAATCCTACCGGGAAGCCTCTCTGGAGCCTCCAGGGATCCTGAGGACCGGCGCGTGTCTTTCGTCAGGctgacagagaaggagagatttctttctctcgcagacTTCCCAGATATGGCCCACCTCGCTCTACAAGGGGTCGCCAGCGCCGACGCCACTTTCAACTCGCCTCTCGAAGACCTttccttgccttcttctgcttctcgtgaGCCCACCTTTTCGTCTGGATCTGCTTCGCCACCCGTTGCTCCCCTGTCGGTTGCGTCCCCGGCGTCTCTGGGGACTCCAATGTCTCCACAGGAGTTATCGGAGGAGCCTGTGCCGGGCGTGGACTTCCCTGCGacccgcgtcttctttctcttcgttccgcAAGAGCACGACAGCGGAGGCGCGGCTGAGGAGCAGATCGTACAGGCATTTGGGTTCGTCGAGTCCTGGCGCTTTGTCTTCGGGGTCGGCGAGAAACCGGAGAGAGAGCCTCGCCTCGCGACCAGCAGACTCGGGCCATCCAGAGGAGTCTGGGGAAGCGGCGACGTCGCTGGCGCGGGGAAACTCGGCCGCATCTGGCGCCCGCCGCTCCGGCGCTGGCGCGCGAGGAAGCACCCGCCTGCGCCTCGTGTGTCTGTCCACCCCAGCAGCGCGGCCTGGGGCACCGACGCCGCAGATTCCGACACAAGGAACAGCCGGAGGCACGTCGAGGAGAGCAACCAcgagaagagtggagaggaaaagaaaaggaaagaggaggggGAAGTGAATAcactcgagaagaaggcggagcacaagagggagaaggcgaatggggaggcgaagagcaaagagaagcagactgTGACAACGGCGCGGAAGGAGAGCAGCCACCAGAGTGGCAGTCGCGAGATCCGAGACGGCGTCGGCCCGTCTCTtgaagggaaggaaggagactggGTTTCGTCTGCCGCCGGAcgctctgcatcttctcaGCAGCAGGCGGAGACGTCGGAGAGTGACGGGAAGGCGACATGGTGGGGAGGTCacgcagacggcgaaggcggcgctcGACGCTTAGAAGGGGAGGGCGACTCGAGGACGCTCCACACGCATGACCACCGTGTCGTTGAGACTCCAGTGGTCAACGATATCCTCTTTGTGACGGAAATGAAGATGCAGGGGGCAAATGTTCCTTGGATCTGCGACGAactctcctcgttctcgtctctggATGCTTTTCGCGAAGACCTCATTAAGCGCATCCGCCTCGGACTCGcccagaggaagcgagcCAACGGAGACTCCAGGGCGCAGAAACCTGCACGGGGGGTTGACTCTCGACCTTCCTCGGAAGCAAGTCATAGCGGGGATTCGAGCGACGAGGACTTCTACGTCAATGAGTTTAAGGAAAACTCGCTGAACcaagactcttcttcttcctcttcttctttcttttcttctgtcgaggGGAAGTCCGGAGAGTCTGTGAACCGCTGCATCGTGGTTCGCGTGACCATCgacgcgacgcagagaagcgagataTGGCAGCTTCACCCGGCGATGCACTCCGTGAGTGCGGCGACGCATCCGCTGGTCGCATGGCTGTTGCAACAGTACGACTTGGCCATGCGGTCCGACAACGATACCTTCCTCACCCCTGCGCTGCTGCGCCGAGAAAATACGCCATGGCTCTCGCGCGTCGCCCGCTCTGTGCAGCCTCTGCGGAAGGAAGCAACGCCCGCAaacaggcgacgcagacgcgaaaaGGGACAACTGAAGAGAGATCGGAACGCGCAGatggaggagacggagaaggcgggagagaagaaggacaaagaggaggagaggcagcagcagaaTACAGctgatggagaagagaaggaggggaaaaGGGTGGGGCACAGTGTGAGGGAGAACGCTcacaggaggagacaggttATGACGGAGACTGAGAAGTCTGTCGAGatcgaagaaggcggagtgGGGTCAATGCTCTCCGTCTCAGGATCGCGTGAAGAGGGCGCTGTGGATTTCAGAGACGCGGTGCGACTAGGGCAGAACGCAGACGATGGAGACACCGCCTCGatggaagagacagagaccggAGAGGTCAAATTTGCTTTTTTCACCGGACGGGGTGGCTATTTCAATCAGAAAAATCGGAAGATCCTTCCAGAATATGCGTCCTTGCTCGGTCTTCGCTTCCAAAATCTCGGCCTTGTTGGCAGCACCTGGTATGGACGACCTGCTGACATCGTGGCGGCTGCTCGTTATACTGTCAAG ATCGGGGAATTTCTTATGAAGGTGGATCCCGTCTTTCAGCGCGGAGCCGGAGAGTGGCCTGCTTGGTATCGAggtgttcttctcctctacTCCGCAGAGCTTGCAGTCAACCACCTtgtcgacagagaggacgtTTTCATCAGAAGCGATCTTCTCGATACCG agtcGACTGCCGGCGTCGACTGGCGGACATCGCCTGCGCTGCATGTCCACTGCTGGCACACGCAGCAGTTTTTCAGCAAGTTTGCGTTCTTCAGCGGAGAATATCCGCTTTACTGGTTCCAGTCTCCGGAGTTCGATTTCTTCGACATACGATGGTACAGCTACACAAATGCACTGAATGGACGCGAACGCCGGCGCCTCCAAATCGAGAGCTTGAAA GCAGTTCGCGAGTCGCTCCTGAGGGAAGTGACCGCGGGAGAGTCTGGCGACGGGCGCGCCGCCTCTTCGTCCGGAGTCAGCGAAGACGCAATGTTCTCGGCAGCGCCTTCGCCCCCCTTATCCTCAAAGCTtacggcttctctctctcttccttggtcttctttctcgttaTTTGCGCTTCCGCGCGTCGCGAGGTCTCCTCACGCGCGGCGTGGCGAGCCAGCAGCTCGTGCAGCGAGCTTCCGGACGGCGCCACTCTCCTTCGAGCTCGCGCGCctcgcttttcctttccAAGCCTGCCCATTTGAGAGTCCTTTCCCTGTTCATGAGGGAGGGAGCACACGCTGTTGCCCCCGTCCATGCGcgaaaagcaagaaaagcaaagacgacGCTTGCTGTGGTCGATCAAGCTCTGGCTATAGATGCCCTGCGCCACCCTGTCTGC ATCCCTCGGAGTTTCTCTGGCTGCTCGACAGCATCGCCGCTCTTTCTGAAGACGAAGTGCTAGCGCCCGTTTCTGAGGCTGAACGGGCGAAGccaggagagacggaaggagTCGACGCGACGGGAGGAGATCGCCTGAGGCTTcagcaaacgcatgcaggacTTCTCAGAGGCTCAGACGCATCCCCGGCAGCTTgtcccgccttcttcccgttCCCCTTTGAAGGAGGAAGGCAATGTTGTGCGACAAACAAG GACTGCGACGGGAACCCTCTGGGGCTTGAGTCTCGCTGTTGCTGGCATGGCGACTCTAGGCGGTGCTGGCCCACGGGCGCAACCACCTGCGTGGCGCATCCCGGTGTCCAGatgctctctctcgagcaTGGTCTGACAAACAGCGTAGG
- a CDS encoding hypothetical protein (encoded by transcript TGME49_314080), producing the protein MQRIDEERDLSPSSFHFVTDDEESSPSEPPGTRDSTKGKGSTPESEVPGSWRKSMRVSFQLARVMVKVGKEYTEPQLCWIAESMYSYKATRDSKTSIVTREYFGTLPFDVELQPPSDGGIYNDEEKTIVFEDVQKQQRTVRCIFPLRMWKHKVFLAAEKLDRLPYETISVHSQFLKREK; encoded by the exons ATGCAGAGGAtagatgaagaaagagatcTGTCTCCCTCCAGTTTCCACTTTGTGACGGATGACGAAGAGTCGTCTCCTTCAGAGCCTCCGGGGACAAGAGATTCAACCAAGGGAAAAGGGAGCACGCCAGAGTCTGAGGTGCCTGGATCCTGGCGCAAATCAATGCGTGTCAGTTTCCAGCTTGCTCGAGTGATGGTAAAAGTTGGTAAAGAGTACACAGAGCCGCAGCTCTGCTGGATTGCAGAGTCCATGTATAGCTACAAGGCGACCCGCGACAGCAAGACTTCCATCGTCACTCGAGAGTACTTCGGGACCCTCCCCTTCGATGTCGAGCTTCAGCCGCCCTCCGACGGCGGCATCTACAatgacgaagaaaaaaccaTCGTCTTCGAGGATGTGCAGAAGCAACAGCGCACGGTCAGATGCATCTTCCCACTACGAATGTGGAAACACAAGGTTTTCCTTGCCGCAGA AAAACTCGACAGACTTCCCTACGAAACCATCAGCGTGCACAGCCAGtttctgaagagagagaagtag
- a CDS encoding hypothetical protein (encoded by transcript TGME49_314038): MQFIVQRRQEADAEEETKEFRTRCRTSLLLKKLLLLFSSSRLLVFLLPLNSESSPQVRHDPLYAQQFWENREKQNDEDSRHESARTRHSCRVCGLSLAVPTFFRERTEKRQPRTPEEAQKQRATEKKLHLPCETRLGPWFVCRSEKRKAGRKQVRHLLCVRPLYARNADSEILRWDDETALPLRKPDKSPRVRTGQKQPLSCPVEGVRLCQKKNLPVLPPHLDSCGGAEEVSPVCTAWSP, encoded by the exons atgcagttcattgtccagagaagacaggaagcagacgcagaggaggaaacaaaggagtTCCGCACTCGCTGTCGCACTTCGCTGCTCCTCAAGAAGTTGCTCTTACTCTTCTCGAGCTCAAGATTactcgttttcctccttcctctgaaTTCAGAAAGCAGTCCTCAGGTTAGACACGACCCACTTTACGCCCAGCAATTTTGGGAAAaccgggagaagcagaacgatGAGGACAGCAGACACGAGAGCGCGAGGACAAGACACAGCTGTCGCGTCTGCGGCCTATCTCTGGCTGTTCCTACCTTCTTCCGAGAAAGAACCGAGAAACGGCAGCCGAGGACTCCCGAGGAAGCCCAGAAACAGagggcgacggagaagaagctgcatCTTCCGTGCGAGACGCGGCTTGGCCCTTGGTTCGTTTGTCGaagtgagaagagaaaagctgGCAGGAAACAGGTGAGGCACCTTCTCTGTGTCCGGCCACTTTACGCGAGGAATGCCGACAGTGAAATTCTCCGCTGGGATGATGAAACAGCGCTGCCTTTGCGCAAGCCAGACAAAAGTCCCCGAGTGAGAACGGGGCAGAAGCAGCCTCTTTCGTGTCCTGTCGAAGGTGTCCGTTTGTGCCAGAAAAAA AATCTCCCCGTGCTTCCGCCTCATCTAGATTCCTGTGGCGGAGCGGAGGAAGTGTCACCAGTTTGCACAGCGTGGAGCCCTTGA
- a CDS encoding hypothetical protein (encoded by transcript TGME49_314030), with protein MFHRRPAGGPLDGAGGDRALEGGEQRAQCVRFCSTMLLILSTLFIIRVQQERYDHSNKHAYRVVYKYPWEHGSFLKDEHSQLQLVYLHPAFSVLPAFVESLDDVSLLTQPLGMRAPPDGPLRVHGTDENRGLFPGDASSLLSGNSEETPPQETVASQWLGRHDLGSNWLLSFRPSNPHPADPASTGSANRPSPNVSPPLSPVSPLSGLEGSGSIVGVVMDSRLFRRMRLPGCSSTSAAMFADHCYIALVRFPLDFCFTSASLLEGPGTPLSPSGAASPFLDISWTCSAPPAVASGAAVGMVEEDKPSGSSRDQHCMHVVSGLSVASIQRYIDRVFASVREGSRAGVSDSLGSSSSPFALDPAEAPGDNAKPREGPEAGKGRRRALRDVGTVAYFCGNPLQQLLALDTAGSRLFFAQPVPRRRRVNPQRESPETAPGPPRRLGATEAHADEEGDSRMAGEESAHTEPTRAQDSADRQPDLRKEDSGDEKAPREASRARPGEAISLPDGRLAQRPPHQTGKRDSERRTAAEEERRSSRDGDRNGGLRTRARVSSPRASSLGAFAALADLPDRTASLCISSVSLEDGYREVTECREVRNEAAMHLRDAPPAPAWRGVWLHFDARNSSLVLFSFDQGSPQDLILTSMHADSMQLKFSLRIRDFHSGWLLASEDSSTGKILLIGDRPPYAGSLQSIDVETGFREHTDLHRTATVFTPRTG; from the exons ATGTTTCACCGGCGGCCGGCCGGTGGGCCTCTGGACGGGGCGGGAGGGGACAGAGCCCTGGAGGGGGGCGAGCAGCGCGCTCAGTGCGTTCGGTTCTGCTCCACCATGTTGCTgattctctccactctcttcaTTATCCGGGTCCAGCAAGAGCGCTACGACCACAGCAACAAACACGCCTATCGCGTGGTCTACAAG TACCCGTGGGAGCACGGCAGCTTCTTGAAGGACGAGCACTCGCAGTTGCAACTGGTGTATCTCCACCCggccttctctgttcttcccgCCTTCGTAGAGTCTCTGGACGAcgtgtctctcctcacgCAGCCTCTGGGCATGCGCGCCCCTCCCGATGGCCCTCTTCGCGTCCATGGAACGGACGAGAACCGTGGACTCTTTCCTGGAGacgcctcgtctctcctttcagGGAActccgaggagacacccccACAGGAGACCGTCGCCTCTCAGTGGCTGGGCAGACATGACTTGGGCTCCAActggcttctctccttccggCCCTCCAACCCGCACCCCGCAGACCCCGCAAGCACGGGCTCCGCCAACCGTCCGTCTCCAAATGTGTCTCCGCCGCTGtcgccggtgtctccgttgtcgGGTCTTGAGGGGTCGGGATCTATTGTGGGCGTTGTGATGGATTCACGTCTGTTTCGACGGATGCGTTTGCCCGGCTGCAGCAGCACAAGTGCCGCGATGTTTGCAGACCATTGCTACATTGCTTTGGTGCGTTTTCCCCTGGACTTTTGCTTTACCTCTGCCTCGCTGCTGGAGGGTCCTGGGACGCCGTTGTCTCCGAGTGGGGccgcttcgcctttcctcgacATATCCTGGACTTGCTCGGCGCCTCCTGCGGTCGCCTCCGGAGCGGCTGTGGGGATGGTTGAGGAAGACAAACCCTCAGGTTCCTCCAGGGACcagcactgcatgcatgtcgtGAGTGGCCTCAGTGTGGCGAGCATTCAGAGGTACATCGACCGCGTCTTCGCCAGTGTCCGAGAGGGCTCTCGTGCGGGCGTTTCGGACTCGTTGGGCTCCAGTTCGTCACCCTTCGCCTTGGATCCTGCTGAGGCTCCTGGGGACAACGCGAAGCCAAGAGAAGGCCCCGAGGCAGGCAAGGGACGGAGGCGCGCGTTGCGCGACGTCGGGACGGTCGCGTACTTTTGCGGCAATCCTCTGCAACAGCTTTTAGCTCTTGACACAGCTGGcagtcgcctcttctttgcgCAGCCTGTTCCGCGAAGGAGGCGCGTAAATCCGCAGCGGGAGAGCCCAGAGACCGCCCCAGGCCCTCCTCGACGCCTGGGTGCGActgaagcgcatgcagacgaagagggagactcACGCATGGCGGGGGAAGAGTCGGCACACACAGAGCCTACGCGGGCGCAGGATTCTGCAGACCGTCAACCGGATTTGAGGAAGGAGGACAGTGGAGATGAGAAGGCACCTCGAGAAGCGAGCAGAGCGCGTCCGGGCGAGGCCATTTCTCTACCAGACGGGCGCCTGGCACAGCGTCCGCCCCACCAGACTGGGAAGAGAGactccgagagaagaacagcagccgaggaggagaggagaagctctCGAGACGGggacagaaacggaggcTTGCGGACACGAGCGAGAGTCTCCAGTCCAAGAGCCTCTTCTCTaggcgccttcgctgcgtTGGCGGATCTGCCCGACAGAACGGCTTCGCTCTGCATCTCTTCCGTGTCGCTTGAGGACGGCTACCGGGAGGTGACCGAGTGCAGAGAAGTCCGCAACGAAGCGGCGATGCATCTGCGCGATGCGCCACCAGCGCCTGCTTGGCGGGGCGTCTGGCTGCACTTCGACGCGCGGAACAGTTCCCTtgttttgttttcctttGATCAAGGCAGTCCTCAAGACCTGATCCTCACgtcaatgcatgcagacagcaTGCAACTCAAGTTCAGCCTCCGCATCCGCGACTTCCATTCCG GCTGGCTCCTGGCGTCTGAAGACTCGTCGACTGGAAAAATCCTTCTCATTG GCGACCGACCGCCGTACGCAGGCTCTCTGCAGTCGATCGACGTGGAGACAGGCTTTCGCGAGCACACCGATCTTCACCGTACCGCGACGGTTTTCACTCCTCGAACAGGGTGA
- a CDS encoding splicing factor, putative (encoded by transcript TGME49_314055): protein MQRGSPRSEVSTSSRSLSSRSVSLRRYHERRRGYSTDRSIGRSLSRMDSRVAYSRRGRSRSCSSRSNLSCSESRSPSVRHSRYGSSSFSRERSVSFASFHHSPRSTQQIERSGIFPRLPPSERHRGFPLGPTCGAAHAERQWWRRRGGGGWPARGGGRGGRGMWRGRTGGPSFGAERGRHGYREYGNNSWMDRSPGCDSEEEYRRSRSRERARRKKQYETIQKYCKTSEGERQVFWDGFQWVRKTDREGQLMYDQQMNATRRARRLHVGNLPLQLEEATEDDFKRHMWHVMRLNSSCADPAVCPILHVWFARDRGGNYGFVEMASVEEAHAALRLDGMLWHGLPIRINRPTDWKNSVGDESVLGAFAGTSGLALAESLAAAAQQATVTGNDTGLVSLIASLPEDQRAAALDLVARHRASQRANHQHVDVIQSQIQADLLSGQPSRVVRIACPSKIERDEEYDEILSDILAECNKYGHALAALIIRPELEQLLPSVTVGDVYLEYASCIQADHIILTFSGRMYDGKPLQLQRFNELAWRQTFHQHATPLLNQVFEKALEGLQPANVPVTADVGVVAIEAAGGDKDKIAACTAGAAAALAFLNSGPQTTSRTSTQVPYGPQPQPQTEASSEEKNCKDAVGENDSTTQDPENHIHDDGSVTCGTVGRVSVSTTCSE from the exons ATGCAGCGCGGCTCACCGAGGTCGGAAGTTTCCACGTCGTCACGGTCGCTTTCCTCGCGGTCCGTCTCCCTGCGCAGATACCACGAGCGACGACGTGGATACTCTACAGATAGGAGCATCGGACGCTCCTTGTCTCGAATGGATTCCCGGGTAGCCTATTCGCGTAGAGGGCGTTCGCGTTCCTGTTCCAGTCGTAGCAATCTATCATGCAGTGAGAGCAGATCGCCTAGCGTGAGACACTCGCGTTATGGatcatcttctttctcccggGAGCGATCcgtttcgtttgcttctttccaccATTCTCCACGCAGCACTCAGCAGATTGAGAGGAGCGGGATATTTCCTCGACTGCCACCGTCTGAACGACACAGGGGATTTCCTCTTGGACCGACGTGCGGAGCCGCTCACGCAGAAAGGCAGTGGTGGCGGAGACGGGGAGGAGGTGGTTGGCCAGCAAGAGGTGGAGgccgaggaggaagaggaatgtggagaggcagaactGGAGGACCTTCGTTTGGggccgagagaggaaggcacgGATACAGGGAGTATGGAAACAACTCCTGGATGGATCGCTCTCCAGGCTGCGACTCCGAGGAAGAGTACAGGAGATCGCGAAGCAgggagagggcgaggaggaaaaaacag TACGAGACCATACAGAAGTACTGTAAGacgagcgaaggagagcgacaAGTATTCTGGGACGGTTTCCAGTGGGTCCGTAAAACAGACAGGGAAGGTCAACTGATGTACGATCAACAAATGAATGCCACTCGACGGGCGAGGCGCCTTCACGTCG GCAACCTTCCCTTACAGCTGGAGGAGGCAACGGAGGATGACTTCAAGCGGCACATGTGGCACGTGATGAGGTTGAACAGCTCATGCGCAGATCCGGCTGTCTGTCCGATTTTACATGTGTGGTTTGCACGAGACCGTGGTGGCAATTATGGCTTCGTTGAAATGGCCTCTGTCGAGGAAGCTCACGCAGCGCTGCGTCTTGATGGCATGCTTTGGCACGGCCTTCCCATAAGAATCAACAGGCCAACAGACTGGAAGAACAGTGTTGGCGATGAAAGTGTCCTTGGGGCATTCGCTGG GACTTCAGGACTGGCTCTGGCAGAAAGTCTGGCGGCTGCTGCTCAGCAGGCTACTGTCACTGGGAATGACACAGGTCTCGTCAGCCTCATTGCCTCGCTTCCGGAAGATCAGCGGGCAGCTGCGCT AGATCTGGTCGCCAGGCACAGAGCGTCACAACGGGCGAACCACCAACATGTCGACGTCATTCAGAGTCAGATTCAGGCCGACCTTCTTTCTGGG CAACCTTCCCGCGTCGTTCGCATCGCTTGTCCATCGAAGATAGAACGGGACGAAGAATATGATGAGATTCTCAGTGATATCCTGGCGGAGTGCAACAAGTACGGACACGCTCTTGCAGCACTCATAATCCGCCCGGAACTCGAGCAACTCCTCCCGTCGGTTACCGTGGGGGATGTTTACCTGGAATACGCCTCGTGCATACAGGCAGATCACATTATACTGA CATTCTCTGGGAGAATGTACGACGGCAAGCCTCTTCAACTTCAGCGCTTCAACGAGCTTGCGTGGCGCCAGACATTCCACCAGCACGCAACACCGCTTCTGAATCAGGTTTTTGAGAAAGCTCTCGAAGGCCTGCAGCCAGCCAACGTTCCGGTGACAGCTGATGTGGGTGTTGTGGCCATTGAAGCTGCCGGAGGGGATAAAGACAAgatcgctgcatgcactgctgGTGCTGCAGCAGCACTCGCTTTTTTAAATAGCGGCCCCCAAACGACCTCGCGCACAAGCACTCAAGTTCCATACGGCCCTCAACCACAGCCGCAGACGGAGGCGTCTtccgaagagaagaactgtAAGGACGCCGtaggagagaacgacagtACGACACAGGACCCAGAAAACCACATCCACGACGACGGCTCTGTCACTTGTGGCACGGTGGGGCGCGTAAGCGTCAGCACAACGTGCTCAGAatga